A single region of the bacterium genome encodes:
- a CDS encoding substrate-binding domain-containing protein, translating to MIRLTVYVAAIAMLLVVRGGVGWQRLRDILGGQDAVPSLVVAGRDLAPGLVDVLADGYRSDYPDLAVIVLGGGTNQALEDLINRRADVAFMYRMPTEDERQLFRDADGDTATVLPVALGGIVLLAPAGVESPATTRGELIARFSRGGPGIPPALYAPDPNDGLWAAFRRALDPDAPAADG from the coding sequence TTGATTCGGCTGACGGTCTACGTCGCCGCGATCGCCATGCTCCTGGTCGTCAGGGGCGGTGTGGGCTGGCAACGTCTTCGCGACATCCTTGGCGGCCAGGACGCGGTGCCGTCCCTCGTGGTTGCGGGCCGGGACCTCGCTCCGGGTCTGGTGGACGTCCTGGCCGACGGGTATCGGTCGGATTACCCCGACCTGGCCGTGATCGTCTTGGGCGGCGGCACCAACCAGGCGCTCGAGGATTTGATTAATCGTCGCGCCGATGTTGCATTCATGTACCGGATGCCGACCGAGGACGAGCGGCAACTCTTCCGGGATGCGGACGGGGATACCGCCACGGTCTTACCCGTCGCCCTCGGCGGGATCGTGTTGCTGGCACCCGCGGGCGTCGAATCGCCCGCGACCACGCGCGGGGAGCTGATCGCCCGGTTCTCCCGCGGCGGGCCCGGTATCCCGCCGGCGCTCTACGCGCCGGATCCCAACGACGGTCTCTGGGCGGCATTCCGCCGGGCGCTCGACCCGGACGCGCCCGCAGCGGATGG
- a CDS encoding Tat pathway signal protein, giving the protein MNTTNPDRLHRFAANVRGRARRRSLSLAVPAIVGVVAAILGVGCGNSVDSDRAPSSLSIHETAFMDTLQARTFGYFWDLCDPRTGLAPDRAPTPSFASVAATGFALTAYPIGAERGYVTRAEARDRALSTLRFLWLAPQDTAVSGTAGHMGFFYHFLVPETGARFREVELSTVDTALLIAGALFCQSYFDGYATAEREIRALADSLYLRVDWTWASVRPPTIGHGWTPERGHLPYDWRGYNEGMILYLLALGSPTHPVAPEAWGAWTDGYRWDAFQGREHLGFGPLFGHQYTQVWFDLRGLQDAYMGAHGLDYFENSRRATLAQRDYARANPAGWRGYGERLWGLTACDGPVHRTLEIDGVTRRFETYWARGASFTSVDDDGTVCPSAAAASLPFAPEIVAPLLLALREDHGDHLLGAYGFRDALNPTFDIDAPVQHGRVVPGRGWYDTDYLGIDQGPILAMIENHRSGLVWRCMRRNPHVIRALRAAGFTGGWLSDAGGGS; this is encoded by the coding sequence ATGAACACGACGAACCCCGATCGCCTTCACCGGTTCGCAGCGAACGTGCGCGGTCGCGCGCGGCGACGGAGCCTTTCTTTGGCCGTACCGGCGATCGTGGGCGTCGTCGCGGCGATTCTGGGCGTCGGCTGCGGCAACAGCGTCGATTCCGACAGAGCCCCTTCTTCTCTCTCTATCCATGAAACCGCTTTCATGGACACGTTGCAAGCGAGAACTTTCGGATATTTCTGGGATCTTTGCGATCCCCGGACGGGTCTCGCGCCGGATCGGGCCCCCACGCCCTCCTTCGCCAGCGTGGCAGCGACCGGGTTCGCCCTGACGGCCTATCCCATCGGCGCGGAACGCGGATACGTCACACGTGCCGAGGCCCGCGACCGCGCGCTATCGACGCTGCGCTTCCTCTGGCTGGCCCCGCAGGACACCGCCGTGTCCGGCACGGCGGGCCACATGGGCTTCTTCTACCATTTCCTCGTGCCAGAGACCGGCGCGCGCTTCCGGGAGGTGGAGCTTTCGACGGTGGACACGGCCCTGCTGATCGCCGGCGCGCTGTTCTGCCAGTCCTACTTCGACGGCTACGCGACGGCCGAGAGGGAGATCCGCGCCCTGGCCGACTCGCTCTATCTGCGCGTCGACTGGACCTGGGCCTCGGTGCGTCCCCCGACCATCGGGCACGGCTGGACGCCCGAACGCGGCCACCTGCCCTACGACTGGCGCGGCTACAACGAGGGCATGATCCTCTACCTGCTGGCCCTCGGCTCTCCCACGCATCCCGTCGCGCCCGAGGCCTGGGGCGCCTGGACGGACGGCTATCGCTGGGACGCGTTCCAGGGGCGGGAGCACCTCGGGTTCGGTCCCCTGTTCGGGCATCAGTACACCCAGGTCTGGTTCGATCTGCGCGGCCTGCAGGACGCGTACATGGGCGCGCACGGTCTCGACTATTTCGAGAACTCCCGCCGCGCCACCCTCGCCCAGCGCGATTATGCCAGGGCCAATCCCGCCGGCTGGCGCGGCTACGGCGAGCGACTGTGGGGCCTGACCGCCTGCGACGGGCCCGTCCACCGGACGCTCGAGATCGACGGCGTTACGCGCCGCTTCGAGACCTACTGGGCGCGGGGCGCCTCGTTCACGTCCGTCGATGACGACGGCACCGTGTGCCCGTCGGCAGCGGCGGCATCGCTCCCCTTCGCGCCGGAGATCGTCGCGCCGCTCCTGCTCGCCCTGCGCGAGGACCACGGGGACCATCTGCTCGGCGCGTACGGCTTCCGCGACGCCCTCAATCCCACCTTCGACATCGACGCGCCGGTTCAGCACGGGCGGGTCGTGCCGGGGCGCGGCTGGTACGACACGGACTACCTCGGCATCGATCAGGGGCCGATCCTGGCCATGATCGAGAACCACCGCAGCGGACTGGTCTGGCGTTGCATGCGCCGCAATCCCCACGTGATCCGCGCGCTGCGCGCCGCGGGCTTCACGGGCGGATGGCTCAGCGATGCGGGCGGGGGATCGTGA
- a CDS encoding carbohydrate ABC transporter permease, whose protein sequence is MNGHRLRTALLHLMLSAVALITLTPLAWMVAAAFMQPGEANSLPPHVLPRDPTLGNFATLFTRLDMARAFLNSALVAVLATVMSVFINSLAGYAFAKLPFPGREGLFRRLAMALVVPAQVGMLPLFLLLRELGLVNTYAGVLIPYLASIYGIFLIRQYALGVSDELLDAARIDGAGELRIFALIVLPIIRPILATLAAFTFLSAWNDFMWPLIVLSDGDMYTLPVALANLMGEHVQDGELMMAGAMLTIVPALIVFLVFQRFFVRGITAGSVKG, encoded by the coding sequence ATGAACGGGCATCGCCTGCGCACCGCGCTGCTGCACCTCATGCTGTCGGCCGTGGCCCTGATCACCCTGACGCCGCTGGCCTGGATGGTGGCGGCGGCCTTCATGCAGCCCGGCGAGGCCAACTCCCTGCCGCCGCACGTGCTGCCCCGCGACCCCACCCTGGGCAACTTCGCGACCCTGTTCACCCGCCTCGACATGGCGCGCGCCTTCCTCAACAGCGCGCTGGTCGCCGTCCTGGCCACGGTCATGTCCGTGTTCATCAATTCGCTGGCGGGGTATGCCTTCGCCAAGCTGCCCTTCCCCGGACGCGAGGGCCTGTTCAGACGGCTGGCGATGGCCCTGGTCGTGCCGGCCCAGGTGGGCATGCTGCCGCTGTTCCTGCTGCTGCGCGAACTCGGCCTGGTCAACACCTACGCCGGCGTGCTGATCCCCTACCTGGCGAGCATCTACGGGATCTTCCTGATCCGTCAGTACGCCCTCGGCGTCTCCGACGAGCTGCTCGACGCCGCGCGCATCGACGGTGCGGGCGAGCTGCGCATCTTCGCCCTCATCGTGCTGCCGATCATCAGGCCGATCCTCGCCACCCTGGCCGCCTTCACCTTCCTGAGCGCCTGGAACGACTTCATGTGGCCGCTGATCGTGCTGAGCGACGGCGACATGTACACGCTGCCGGTGGCGCTGGCCAACCTGATGGGCGAGCACGTCCAGGACGGCGAGCTGATGATGGCCGGCGCCATGCTGACCATCGTTCCGGCGCTGATCGTCTTCCTCGTCTTCCAGCGCTTCTTCGTGCGCGGCATCACCGCCGGCAGCGTCAAGGGGTGA
- a CDS encoding sugar ABC transporter substrate-binding protein translates to MAQRCGRGIVRRLAGLVVPLAALAALVAGCGRDDGGTVVRFWAMGREGEVVRELLADFERENPDLRVDVQQIPWTAAHEKLLTAHVGHATPDVAQLGNTWLSEFVALDAIAPLDARAAADPAIDPADHFPGIWDTNVLDGRLYGVPWYVDTRVLFYRSDLLAAAGHPTAPQDWASWRAAMRDVVAQAGADRRYGIFLPLNEWPPTVILGLQAGSTLLDADGGLGVFSEPPFRRAFDFYLGLFRDGLAPPVSNNEIANLYQEFARGTFAMYITGPWNLGEFRRRLPEELQDAWATAPLPGPEPGVPGVSLAGGSSLVIFRDSPRADAAWRLVSFLSRPEQQARFYDLTGDLPAHRGAWERAGIVDDPRARAFRDQLEHVVSTPKVPEWEQIATRVYERGETAVRGSATVEEALTALDEDVARMLDKRRWLQARKARGAAPDGAAPR, encoded by the coding sequence ATGGCTCAGCGATGCGGGCGGGGGATCGTGAGGCGCCTCGCCGGTCTCGTGGTCCCGCTGGCGGCGCTGGCGGCGTTGGTCGCGGGTTGCGGCCGCGATGACGGCGGGACGGTGGTGCGCTTCTGGGCGATGGGACGCGAGGGCGAGGTCGTCCGCGAGCTGCTGGCGGACTTCGAGCGCGAGAATCCGGACCTGCGCGTCGACGTCCAGCAGATCCCCTGGACGGCCGCCCACGAGAAGCTCCTCACCGCCCACGTGGGTCACGCCACGCCCGACGTGGCCCAGCTGGGCAACACGTGGCTGTCCGAGTTCGTCGCCCTCGACGCGATCGCGCCCCTCGACGCGCGCGCGGCCGCCGATCCGGCGATCGATCCCGCGGACCACTTCCCGGGCATCTGGGACACGAACGTGCTGGACGGCCGCCTCTACGGCGTGCCCTGGTACGTGGACACGCGCGTGCTCTTCTACCGCAGCGATCTGCTGGCCGCGGCCGGTCACCCCACGGCGCCGCAGGACTGGGCGTCGTGGCGGGCGGCCATGCGCGACGTCGTCGCGCAGGCCGGCGCGGACCGGCGCTACGGGATCTTCCTGCCGCTGAACGAATGGCCGCCGACGGTGATCCTGGGCCTGCAGGCGGGATCGACACTGCTGGACGCGGACGGGGGCCTGGGCGTTTTCTCGGAGCCGCCCTTCCGCAGGGCCTTCGACTTCTACCTCGGCCTGTTCCGGGACGGGCTCGCGCCGCCTGTCTCCAACAACGAGATCGCGAACCTCTACCAGGAATTCGCGCGCGGGACCTTCGCCATGTACATCACCGGCCCGTGGAACCTCGGCGAATTCCGCCGCCGCCTGCCCGAGGAGCTGCAGGACGCCTGGGCCACGGCGCCGCTGCCGGGACCGGAGCCGGGCGTCCCCGGCGTCTCGCTGGCGGGCGGCTCCAGCCTCGTGATCTTCAGGGATTCTCCCCGCGCCGACGCCGCCTGGCGCCTGGTGTCGTTCCTCTCGCGTCCCGAGCAACAGGCGCGCTTCTACGACCTGACCGGCGATCTGCCCGCCCACCGGGGCGCCTGGGAGCGGGCGGGCATCGTCGACGACCCGCGCGCCCGCGCCTTCCGCGACCAGCTCGAGCACGTAGTGTCCACCCCCAAGGTGCCGGAGTGGGAGCAGATCGCCACGCGCGTCTACGAGCGGGGGGAGACGGCCGTGCGCGGCTCGGCCACCGTCGAAGAGGCCCTCACCGCCCTGGATGAGGATGTGGCGCGGATGCTCGACAAACGGCGCTGGCTCCAGGCGCGCAAGGCCCGCGGCGCCGCTCCCGACGGGGCGGCGCCGCGATGA
- a CDS encoding sugar ABC transporter permease translates to MSGDLERRKTRAAWWFLAPALTLLAVFFVLPVAAGLLLGFTDFDIYAIGAPGNARFVGLRNYAHLLTDAGFWRTFWNTLFFVVVGGPLSVAASLGAALLVDARAARLRPLFRTVYFAPVVTTLVSVAIIWRYLYHPHYGLLNHVLGLIGVSPVDWLGDPQWAMPAIILLAVWKNFGYNMLIFVAGLQAVSTHLYEAAAIDGAGAWRRFRHITLPGLGPTFLFVGVTTMIGYFQLFAEPYVMTQGGPLGSTRSLVLFMYEEGFRWWRIGTASSVAGVLLLITLAGALLQFRLQGGRR, encoded by the coding sequence ATGAGCGGCGACCTGGAACGCCGCAAGACCAGGGCCGCCTGGTGGTTCCTGGCGCCGGCGCTGACCCTGCTGGCCGTGTTCTTCGTGCTGCCGGTCGCCGCCGGCCTCCTGCTCGGCTTCACCGACTTCGACATCTACGCGATCGGGGCGCCGGGCAACGCGCGCTTCGTCGGCCTGCGCAACTACGCGCACCTGCTGACGGACGCCGGTTTCTGGCGCACGTTCTGGAACACCCTGTTCTTCGTGGTCGTCGGCGGGCCGCTGTCGGTGGCGGCGTCCCTGGGCGCGGCGCTGCTGGTCGACGCCAGGGCCGCGCGGCTGCGCCCGCTCTTCCGCACCGTCTACTTCGCACCGGTGGTGACCACCCTGGTCTCGGTGGCGATCATCTGGCGCTACCTCTACCACCCGCATTACGGGCTCCTGAACCACGTCCTCGGACTGATCGGCGTATCGCCCGTCGACTGGCTGGGCGACCCGCAGTGGGCCATGCCGGCGATCATCCTGCTCGCGGTGTGGAAGAACTTCGGCTACAACATGCTGATCTTCGTGGCCGGCCTGCAGGCGGTGTCCACCCATCTCTACGAGGCGGCGGCCATCGACGGCGCCGGCGCGTGGCGGCGCTTCCGCCATATCACGTTGCCGGGTCTCGGTCCGACCTTCCTCTTCGTGGGCGTGACCACGATGATCGGCTACTTCCAGCTCTTCGCCGAGCCCTACGTCATGACCCAGGGCGGACCGCTGGGCAGCACGCGCAGCCTCGTGCTCTTCATGTACGAGGAGGGCTTCCGCTGGTGGCGCATCGGCACGGCATCCTCGGTGGCGGGCGTGCTGCTGCTGATCACCCTGGCGGGCGCGCTGCTGCAGTTCCGTCTGCAGGGAGGCCGCCGATGA